The Coffea arabica cultivar ET-39 chromosome 2c, Coffea Arabica ET-39 HiFi, whole genome shotgun sequence genome includes the window CAGATAATAAATAAGTAGGGGGATAAAGGATCTTCCTATCTCAGGCCTCTACTAGGTAGAACATGTCCAATTTTGCCACAATTATAGTCCAACTGCTTCTTCTATGGTATATAGATCTGTGTTTTTAAACTCgaaccggaccggccggtccgacCGATTGAACGGGGAACCGGTCAAGTGTCCGGTTCGAGTTACTCTAAAAAACCGGATGTAATAAAACTCAGTCAAACCCGGTCAAAAACTGGATTTGACCAGGTTTGACCGGCAAATCAAATGAACTGGTTTGATATCAAAGGTCCGGTGTAACGTGGAAAGAAACTTGATGAGGTGTCAAGTTTCGGCTTTACATTTCCTCCAATTTGTACTAAAAGAAGTCTCCAACTTTCAAGTCACCAGCGGTGGGAATCCTGGTGGGCCCGATGGAAAGATATAATGGCGGCCTTCTTAATTGAAGCAGATACCTGACATGCCATGCCCAGCAAAGTTGGAGACTTCAGCCTCAGACCTGCcacccaatttttttttgaaaggtcaaaatatttttaatattatgttttggtCCCTaggttgttaaaaattattaatatatctcaaatatttcatactttataaatgttatcctaaagtttggtgtttatttttcaattaaattcataattttaattctaaacttgttaatgttcattgaataatataaattgcgACTTCAtcattctaatttctttgtattttcttgttaaatatatttgaaatatcaaatatatatgaatatacatttattaatattaacaggTTCTTaagtattttacatataatattttaatttttaaataatttttatttatgacgtcatccggttcaatCCCTATCGAACCCAGTCGAATCCATTAACTCCTGACTCTTGAACTCGACCGAGTCGATGCCCTGTCCGAGTCTGAAAACATAGATATAGATGTTACAGCCCTTGTATCAGTCCTCTCTGGATGGTAAATGCACCTATTCGTTGACCAAAATGTAGAGGTATTGCAGAAGATGAAAGGCAGATTGTCCGCCGTATGTTTAAAAGAAAGTTTGATGATAGTGGTTTTAATAACTACTTCCAGTATAGCGCAGACTTAAAAGAGTGTTGGAAGACTTCTTCGAATTCGTGGTTCGGTTCTTGAATCTTTTCTTTCGCTGGACATGCATATTTACCGAGTATTAAAGTCCTTTTTTGCCGATATAATATTTGATGTTGGACATTTGTGCTGATTTGAGGTGGGTAAGCTTCGTAGGACATGAAATTGACAAAGAGGCTAAATCAAATACTCCCTCTGTGCTCCTTtcgtttcataaaaaaaaaaaatactcctCTTTGTCACTTtgatagccttttttttttcatctattCCAAATTATTGTCTACTTTTCAATTAAAGAATATAGTCAATTTGTAATTTCTCTAATATATGTTTATATAATGTACTTTATTATTAATGAGTATAACCTACGTTATTCATTAATTGCTTGGTGTAAGGTGCAACTTTCCACAGTATTGTTGTAATTAATGTAAAAATTTAGTGATTAATCATACTTCTAATATCAATGTAAAGATATTTTAAGAAAGCAGTAGTTTAAATTTACTCTTctaacaaaattaactaatttttcttaaaatgtgttgaaaaaaaaatcaagactatTGGGTCCTTTATTTAACTATAAATGGAATCTAACCTTTTTATTTCTAAATAAATAATCATTTGTGGGTCAGATGGATCCAATGTAAAAAATGGTTGAAATTTTATATTAGAATCAAATTTTGTAAGAGACGCaaaattactattttaaaagtgaaagattgaaaatttcatttaacTAAATGTAAGAGACGTTTTAACTGATTTTTCCTAAATGCAAATATGATAATAATTACTAAGTattactaaaaataaatagaaactaTTAACTTTAAGATtactaaaataatcaagaaacTTTAATAGAGTTCCAAGCCTGTGGCTGGGGaagccaaaaaaaatttcaagtgtGTGGCTGTGGAAGCAAAGCTCAAAAACCGCCTTTGTGTTGCTTCCATTCTCCACTTTCAATCTTAAAATCCCTATATCAATGTAATtattaacaagaaaaaaaaaaagaaactaggTGAATTTCAGTGCCTATTATCCGAAACAATATTTTTTTGAAGTAAATTCCACAAACCCCTAAAAGTGGTTAATTTGGTCAATTAAAAGAAACGGAATTCATGTAACCTAATCCGCACACTACATTTGTGGGTGCATCTTCATCACGTCTTATACGAAAAATATTACAGGGAATGTCTATACAATGATTTAGTGATTGTTGACGCCGGTGGTTTTATCCAAAAGAgtaaggaagaaaaagaaaaactgacaGGAAAAAAGACCcaaaaaaatgttattttcataatttttgaaaaatacaaaattaaattcTAACAAATACTTTATACACGTTGATACTATACTTGAATGGAGGAGGGATAGATTGGATGATAAGGAGGAGGAATGGCAAGTGAGAGATTTCGAGTTCGAATCCTCCCACTTAACATAATTCTGAGTAACTTCTTCATGCAAGAAAGGAAGCCAAGAGCTGATGATATTGACATCTACACCATTGTTGCCTTTGGAGTTACAATTCGAAATAGTAACAAATAAAATTGTTAATTCAATTGATGGGATTACTCCACATTTTTTCTAGCATAGCAATATCCATGACCAATGAAGACAAAAGAAAGCAACTAGCATTTAAATTTTAATAGGAGTAATTCTATGGTGGCAGTGCATATGAATAATTCTATGGTGGGAAAGCTTAAAAATTTTGTCTTTTCAGATGCAAAATGCTCGACAGTTGCAGATATCTTAGTTGCTGCATTTATCAAATTCTTGTGTCCTTCAAACTTGAAGTTCATATGAAGAGGCAGTATGATATGGATTTGCCTTATCCAACTGCCAGTATTCATTATGATTATACTCATTACTATTATGGTTGGCAACGAGCTCCTACTCCAGTAGTTATTCTAGTTCTACTTACAAAATCATTGGCAACGAGGCACTTGTTTTATATGGGATGGCAATATATAACCTTGTGCCTGCCATCCTTGATGCAATCTTCCTATTGAAGCACAATCTTTCTATTGAAGCACTATTTTAGGAATTTGCTGTTGGGATAGCCATGCCGCTGTACTCGTAGTACTTGAGTCACTAGAATGAGCTAGTTGTTTTTCAGCTTTTATCATGGTTTTATTATTGGGACAGCCATGCTGCTGTACTCGTAGTACTAGAGTCACTAGAACGAGCTAGTTGTTTTTTAGCTTTAACGAGCTAgttgttttttagtttttatcatgaTTTTGAAGTCTGGTGATTTGTTTGGTGATTCTTTGTTCAATCTGATGACTTGTCTTCCCATATTTTTCTTTGTCATATCCTTTGCTATTGGGATAGTTTTGTGATAGTCATGAATGGATGAGATTGGATGGTTTTGTTACAGTTATGAATGGATCAGATATTATGATTGATAAAGGTTATAGAATTAGTTATTTTGTGAAACTCTTATATTGTAATATGGTTGTAGTTGTTTTGACACTCGTTCAAATATGATTGTCACCGTTAGGGATACAAACGAGTTGAATCGAGTCGAGTCCAATTTTGACATAATCGAACCGAGTCTTGATGTAATTTTACAAAACTCAAACTCAAACCCAACGACCTCAAAAtatcaaactcaagattgagttcggctcaaattcgagtcgagcttgagttcaagtttaaacaataaaaaataagaatttttcttaataaataataaaaatattagggatatatatgtaattttattattaaaataaaaattatatatatatatatatatatatatatatatatatatatatatatatatatatatataatcaagcTCGAGCTACCTCGCGAGCAAacgaatttagtatttttaaaTTCGAGTTTGACTTGGCCAGTTTGAACTCGAATCGAGTTCGGGTTCGAGCcgttcgattcgtttgcaaccctagtCACCGTCTTTTGAGTTCCAATTGTTATGTTTCAATAATTTGTTCTTAAAGTGAGCATtctagaaaatgaatgaaacgAATGTGGTAGGTAAAAACTTGTTTATTGAAAAGATtaagtttttccaaaaaattttttttttttttaaatccatccTTGAACATAAAACCATACAACTAAGGGTGATACTCATGTATCCCACTATGAAACCAAAAACATTAGGGGAATCACCAAAACCCATTTTCATTATGAGGCTAATTATGCTCATAGTGATTGTAATCGAGGAATGTTTACCAAACCGCTCCCTAGTATGTTTTGGTCAATTTCAATACATTTAAGAAAATTCATTGACTttagtagattttttttttaagaagtgAAAAGGGGAAGAGAGATTTGAATTCAatacttttaatttttaaaatctcaaccTTAACTATTAAATCAAAATTTCCTCGACAACCTTGTTACAAGTTAAATAATGTTCTTCAATTGATTAGCCGTTTGATCCTAATGTAAGAACATTAGAAATGGGGTTGTTTCATTTTTTGTGCTTAATTGAATGCATatacaaactttttttttttcaataattgtTTTTAGTTCTAGATATATAACCGTTGTAAAAGTTTAATAATCATCTCAAGCAATCCTATATTCCtattcatattttcttaaacaaTGCATCATTCAACAAATTTTATCACATTATAAGCCATTGATGCataaaagaattttcttttttctttttgatttggcattttactttgaacattttttCTTGACTAACAATATGTGTAATAATGTAAGTATCACCAAACcctttttgttaaattacttcACGTTATAACGTCTATTGCACGTGCTCACAATTGTTTATAAACAAAATTACGAGTTTCCATCATATTAATAAACTCTCACCTTCTCTCATTGCACGAGTGATCAACTTGTTTATCAATAGTAATTAGTACTCTGTTTGATTTGTCTTCATTCGATTTTTTAATTGTCTCTATTGTAAATATAAGCTCAAATTTTCTCCCAAAAAAGGGGATTAAGGGGAGACACGTAAAGCGTGGCATCAGTAACGGGTCTTTACGAGAAAGGCGTACAGCTTTTCACGCTTTTCACTCCATAAACCCTACTGACCTTCAAACGGCACTGCCCAAAACCCCTCTCCACTTTCTCTCCAATTCAACGGCAATGGCAAATCGACGTTGTATTCAAACCCTAATTAGCCGTTGTTTTTCCATATCTCATTCTCCAAACCCATCTCCCTATCCCATTCTCAAAACCCTAACTATAGCCCCTCATTTTCTCCTACAAACTGAATATTCCACTGTGCAATCCCTAACCCCGACGGATCCCGGCAAAATTTGTTCTGCGTTTCCGTCATTTTCGCGGCATCACTGCTCCGATAATCGGACTAGTATGGGCAGCATTGATAATGATGgagacgaagaagaagaagaagaagaagatgatgatgatgataaaaGTGAGGATGAAGAGAGAGTACATTTGAGTGGGAAATCAGATGAACAAAAAGCTGAAGAGGCTGCGGAAATTGGGTATAAAGTTATTGGCCCGCTTGAGGAGTCTGAccgggtttttaaaccctatgaGCCGGTTTTTGCAGTTGTTCAGGTAAAATCTTGATCATTGTAATGGTTTTTTTAGTTAATGAATTTTCATTGTGGAATGTGCATTTGGAGCAATTATAATGTTcgtcttttggggttgtatttGGTTTGATGGTGATTGCCAGGAAGAGGTGATTCTTGTACGTTTTATAGTTTCTGCTAATGAATTTTCGTCATAGAATATGCATTTGAAGTAATTCAAATGTGCAATTTTTTATTGGGATAACTAGTGAAAAATTCCTTCTTTATTGTAAATATGATATAGACGgcttacccaaaaaaataaataaataaattgatatAGACAGTGCAATTTTGAGTTCAAATACCATAAAGGGTATTTGTACTGATTTCAAAGTTATTGTGTTGGTACACAGGGAAAATGTACTTTGGTGTACAACAATATTATAGCATACATGATACAGCTGTCCTTTTGAATATATAACTCAACATTGGGCTCCTAAGAGTGCTCACTTTCCGCAAATTTTTGCTGTGGAATTTTCACTGTTTGAATGTTCTGAATGTAGCAAATGGGTAAATTTTCACTGGGAAAAGAAAAGTGGATTGCTCGAGGTATTGTTATTATGCTAAATATGAGTGTAGAAATATATGTGATAACGATCATGTGGTTCTGTGTAGGTTGGTTCACATCAGTTTAAGGTGAGCAATGGAGATAGCATATTCGTAGAGAAGTTGAAGTATTGTGATGTGAATGACAAGGTGAgtggtttttgtttttttgtttcttatacaAATTGGATAAATATACTGTGTTAATTTTTCAATAGTTTTCTGTACTGAATGACCTGACTGAGTGCTAAATTTGTATAATGTAGATTGCACCAAACTGCTTTGTATTATTAACGTTCtagtaaaaattattttttgttatctttATAAAGTGGTTGACACCTTGACGGTGCATCTTGTTATGCATTTCAATGCCTTGTCATTAAGTTTTAGTGTGTATCCTAAAAGTTAAGCTTTCGAGAGAAGGCTGTGCTTTGTGTGGAGTATTGATTTTGGAAGTATTCGGCCCTACTTTTCATTGTTTAACAgttgtttctttcctttcctggTAATAAACCAAATCAAAATGAAAAAACGAGCTGCTGATTGGCATAAGTTGGAGGAATTTATCATATGATGGGCTTAGTTGATGTTTAATATGCTAAAAGTTGAAGCTTTCCCAGTAGTGTGAGAAAATAATTTGCTGATTGTTGTGTGCTAAGGGTTAAAGACGATTTGCT containing:
- the LOC113727383 gene encoding large ribosomal subunit protein bL21m-like isoform X2, which translates into the protein MANRRCIQTLISRCFSISHSPNPSPYPILKTLTIAPHFLLQTEYSTVQSLTPTDPGKICSAFPSFSRHHCSDNRTSMGSIDNDGDEEEEEEEDDDDDKSEDEERVHLSGKSDEQKAEEAAEIGYKVIGPLEESDRVFKPYEPVFAVVQVGSHQFKVSNGDSIFVEKLKYCDVNDKLILNLVLMLGSTAQTIIGRPVLPDAAVHAVVEEHALDAKVIIFKKKRRKNYRRTKGHRQELTKLRITDIQGIAKPEPIPSMKTEKRATKVEKTAVSA
- the LOC113727383 gene encoding uncharacterized protein isoform X1, whose amino-acid sequence is MANRRCIQTLISRCFSISHSPNPSPYPILKTLTIAPHFLLQTEYSTVQSLTPTDPGKICSAFPSFSRHHCSDNRTSMGSIDNDGDEEEEEEEDDDDDKSEDEERVHLSGKSDEQKAEEAAEIGYKVIGPLEESDRVFKPYEPVFAVVQVGSHQFKVSNGDSIFVEKLKYCDVNDKALDAKVIIFKKKRRKNYRRTKGHRQELTKLRITDIQGIAKPEPIPSMKTEKRATKVEKTAVSA